The genomic segment GGATATCTATGATTATCCGGAAGAAACAAAAAAGTTTTTGGAGTTGCTTACCGGGAATATAGTTAAGTTTGTTAAATTTAACCGTAAACTTCGCGGGCAGGAAGGTGTTACTCCCGGAGGGCATCTTGCGGATGATTTTGCGAGTTTAATCTCTCCGGCATTATGGGATGAGTATGTGTTGCCGTACTGGGATTTGATGTATACCGGTATTTCCAGTGGTACACGCGGGTTGCATTGCGAAAATCTATCACCAGATCATCTGCCGTATTTAAAAAAAGCAGGGATCGGTCATTATGACCCGTCAGTATCCGCGAAGTTATCACCCAAAATTATTAAGGCCGTTCTGGATTGTTCGTTCACCTGGAGGCTGCTAAGTTTTCATGTTAATGATATGACTGAAGATGATGTGCGTTCGTGGGTACGGAAATCCTTTGATGAAGGCGCACCGCATCTGCATACTATCGTGGAAAGTATTATGTGCCAGAGGAATAATCCAGATAAAGTGTTGGCGTTTGTCGATGAGGCGGGGAAGTATTAATAGTTAAGGAGTAATAAAATATGTTGGATGATAATCTTGAGAAAGAGGCGATGGAACAGATAAATACGTTTTCCCGTGACCGTGTGGGGATAAGTACGCTTGAACGTTATACCGGCAGTATGAAGGATGAGTTTCAGCCGTATATTTTGTTGTCCAACTTTAAGCATTATGTAAATATATTCAGTAAAAAGTTTCATGTAGCTATCCGTCAGGGGTCTGTTATGCGGTCATGTCATTCGCTAAAGAATAAAATATCAATCATAGATTACAGTGTTGGTTCGCCTGTCGCTGCGTTGATTACCGAACTTATATCTTTTGTATGCCCCAATGCTGTGTTGATGCTTGGCATGTGCGGCGGGTTGCGTAACGAGTATGAAGTTGGCGATTTTTTTAATCCCGTAGCGGCGATCCGCGGGGAAGGAACTTCAAACGATTATATGCCCCCGCAGGTACCGGCATTGAGTTCGTTTGTGATCCAGCGGTATGTATGCGAGGAACTTGAACGCCGGGAGTTGAAGTATCATAATGGCGTTATTCACACGACAAATGTACGGTTCTGGGAGTTCAACGAAGAGTTTAAGAAAGTGTTGATAACGGAACGCGTACAGGCGGTTGATATGGAATGCGCGACGTTGTTCACTGTGGGATTTGCAAAATTAGTTCCCATGGGCGCCTTGATGCTGATCTCCGACTTGCCGTTAAAGCCCGGGGGGGTTAAGACTAAAGAAAGCGCAAGGGTTGTATTCCAGAAATATACAGGGACGCATCTGGATACAGGTATCATGGTACTAAAGAATATTCAATCCGCTGAAAGCAAAGGGTTGGCGTACCATTTTTAACTATTGACAATACTTCCGCCTTTTTTATATTATAAAATTAACGATATCGTTAAACGGTTACGTTAATAATAGTATTATGAGGAAAGTGTTTAGTGTCAAAAAAAATAGGTATTCCATCGGCGTTAGTGAATAATTATTACCGGTCATACTGGAGAACATTTTTCACTGAAATCGGGATGGAAGTCGTTGAGTCAGGGAAAACTACGAAGGCAATTGTAAATAAAGGCGTGAGGTACGCGGTACCCGAGATTTGTGTACCCATAAAAATTTATATGGGGCACGTAATTGAACTTATGGGCCGCGGGGTTGACTATATATATGTTCCCCGCTTAGTTGCGTTGCGTGACAGGGAAACGTTTTGCCCGAAATTCTTGGGGTTGCCGGATATGCTGAAATTTACAATCCCGGAACTTGAACAAAAACTTCTTACACATGATATTGAAACCCAGGATGAAGATATAGGTACTTCAAAAAATTATCTTGAACTCGGGCGGAGGCTTTGTGTGGAAGATAAGGTTATTAAAACCGCAGTTAAAGCTGCATCGGCTAAATGGTACGAATTCCGCAAGGAGTGTCTTAAGGGGTATGATTGTAATCAGGCGAATAGTATTGTGTTGAATAATAAAAAAATTGAAATAAATAAGGTATACCCTGTTAAACTCGGCGTTATAGGGTATGTGTATAACGTGTATGACAATTATATAAGCATGGATGTCCTGGACCGGTTAGAGAGTCTCGGGGTGGGGTATGAAACATTTGAGATGCTGGGGTATAAGAAAAGGGATAAGCAGATGAAACGTTTCCGTAAACCGTTATTCTGGACTTTCAGTAATAAACTTTTATCCGCGGGATACCATTTTTTTGAAGATCCGGGGATTGCCGGGGTGATTCATGTAACCGCATTTGCCTGCGGGCCGGACTCGTTTCTTGGCAAGATGCTGGAACTTGATTCTGAGAAGTATAAGAAACCCTTTATGACAATCCGTGTGGATGAACATACCGGAGAGAATCATCTGCAGACACGGGTGGAGGCGTTTGTCGATATGATATTAAGGAAGAAGAATGAAAATAACATTCCCGTACATGGGTAATATTGTTATTGTAAAAAAAATACTGGACATGCTGGGGCATGATACTTTATTGCCTCCTATACCAAGCCAGAGGACGATTGAATTAGGGTCGAGGTACAGCCCGGAATTCGCGTGTTTCCCGTTTAAGGTTATTATGGGGACGTATATAGAAACAATTGAACAAGGTGCTGGGGCGATTATTACTACCGGCGGATGCGGCCCGTGCCGGGCAGGGTATTACGGTGAAGTTCATAAAAAAATCTTGAAATCATTAGGGTATGATATTGACATAATTGTTATTGACGGGTACTCACAGAAATTCGATATATTTTGGGAAAGTTTAATGAAAATAAAGGCGCGGTCATCATGGCTGCGTGTCCTTCATTCATTATGGGTGGTATACCATTTGGGATATGTGATTGACGCAATGGAAAAGTTTGTGTGTATCAACCGCGCGTACGAACTTACCCGCGGAGCGC from the Elusimicrobiota bacterium genome contains:
- a CDS encoding uroporphyrinogen decarboxylase family protein: MVEVNRIRYSARVGVAALPYLSGVTMGEFYTDFARCAECYRTGRIKSKEVFGNSLVHPKVQCPSISYGHICCLGGKLEYTSNGEPGVRPFVSSIKEGIELLKQDIEFGNNEVFKFQYKFYEYLKSVFSEENVMFSGFGHEGPVTTAVLMRGQGFYMDIYDYPEETKKFLELLTGNIVKFVKFNRKLRGQEGVTPGGHLADDFASLISPALWDEYVLPYWDLMYTGISSGTRGLHCENLSPDHLPYLKKAGIGHYDPSVSAKLSPKIIKAVLDCSFTWRLLSFHVNDMTEDDVRSWVRKSFDEGAPHLHTIVESIMCQRNNPDKVLAFVDEAGKY
- a CDS encoding AMP nucleosidase, producing MLDDNLEKEAMEQINTFSRDRVGISTLERYTGSMKDEFQPYILLSNFKHYVNIFSKKFHVAIRQGSVMRSCHSLKNKISIIDYSVGSPVAALITELISFVCPNAVLMLGMCGGLRNEYEVGDFFNPVAAIRGEGTSNDYMPPQVPALSSFVIQRYVCEELERRELKYHNGVIHTTNVRFWEFNEEFKKVLITERVQAVDMECATLFTVGFAKLVPMGALMLISDLPLKPGGVKTKESARVVFQKYTGTHLDTGIMVLKNIQSAESKGLAYHF
- a CDS encoding acyl-CoA dehydratase activase-related protein gives rise to the protein MSKKIGIPSALVNNYYRSYWRTFFTEIGMEVVESGKTTKAIVNKGVRYAVPEICVPIKIYMGHVIELMGRGVDYIYVPRLVALRDRETFCPKFLGLPDMLKFTIPELEQKLLTHDIETQDEDIGTSKNYLELGRRLCVEDKVIKTAVKAASAKWYEFRKECLKGYDCNQANSIVLNNKKIEINKVYPVKLGVIGYVYNVYDNYISMDVLDRLESLGVGYETFEMLGYKKRDKQMKRFRKPLFWTFSNKLLSAGYHFFEDPGIAGVIHVTAFACGPDSFLGKMLELDSEKYKKPFMTIRVDEHTGENHLQTRVEAFVDMILRKKNENNIPVHG